The SAR202 cluster bacterium nucleotide sequence AGGGTTGATTGCTTGAGGGAGGCCATAAGGCCTTGGGGCGTGCCGTCGAAGTCAGGCATCTCCTGGTAGTTACGGCCCAGCTCGCGGGCGGTATGGGCGTCGCTGACGACGGCGGGGGTGAGGTTGTGCCGCTGGGAGGCCTCGGCGGCGCGGCGGTCGTCGGCGTGGAAGAGATTGCGGGCGTTGAACACCTCGATGATGTCGATGAAGGGCAGAAGCTCTTCGAAGGCCCTGGCGGTGAGGGCGGAAGGGCGGACATGGTCGAAAGGGTGGGGCGCTAGCACCAGGCCGCCCTGGGCTTTGATAGCTTCGGCGGTCTCTTTGGGGGTCAGGCGGGGCGGCACGGCAGCCTTGAGGAAGAGGCCAATGATGTCGCCGCCAGCGGAGCGGATTTCATCGCCGACGATGACCTTAAAGGGCGCAATTGTCTGAAACTCCAGGGCGCCTTCGATGGTGTTGTGGTCGGTGAGGGCGATGCAGTTGATGCCGGTGCGGTTGGCCCAGGCAATTAAGGACTGAAGGCTGGCGCCGGAGTCGTGGGAGTAGAGGCTGTGGACGTGGAGGTCGGCCCGCAGCACGCTACGCCTCTTCCTCCTCGTCGGGCTGGACGAAGGTTTGAGAGTTGCCGTTCTTAAGCTGGGTGATTTTCAATTCGGCCCTGGTCAGCAAGTCGTTGCAGACCTGGGCCAGCCTCATGCCCTGCTCGTAGAGGGTGGTGGCGTCGCTGAGGCTGAGGCTGCCCTGCTCCAGGGCCTGGGCGGTCTCCTCCAGCTTGCGAAAGGCTTCCTCGAAGGAGGAGAACTGGGGCTCCGGCGTCTTGTTGTTTTTGGATGGCGACATATCGTCACCTACTCGAATAGCCGCGCCCCGGCGGGGGCCGCCGATTTGCCGTTGGTTGCTTTCCTCACCGACG carries:
- a CDS encoding PHP domain-containing protein; translated protein: MLRADLHVHSLYSHDSGASLQSLIAWANRTGINCIALTDHNTIEGALEFQTIAPFKVIVGDEIRSAGGDIIGLFLKAAVPPRLTPKETAEAIKAQGGLVLAPHPFDHVRPSALTARAFEELLPFIDIIEVFNARNLFHADDRRAAEASQRHNLTPAVVSDAHTARELGRNYQEMPDFDGTPQGLMASLKQSTLVYKKTRIVLRLAPTYAKIRKKLRWI
- the xseB gene encoding exodeoxyribonuclease VII small subunit, which translates into the protein MSPSKNNKTPEPQFSSFEEAFRKLEETAQALEQGSLSLSDATTLYEQGMRLAQVCNDLLTRAELKITQLKNGNSQTFVQPDEEEEA